A genomic stretch from Flavobacterium sp. KS-LB2 includes:
- a CDS encoding bifunctional riboflavin kinase/FAD synthetase has protein sequence MKIFYSINDFSSTKKTILTLGTFDGVHIGHKKILKKITQSRPDISESETENQQYESLVLTFFPHPRMVLQEHSDIKLLNTIDEKIDLLEKIGVENLVIHPFDETFSRLTAEEFVSTILVDRFHIQKIIIGHDHRFGRNRTANIDDLIAFGKEYGFEVEQISVQEINDISVSSTKIRNALLEGNMALANEYLGYDYFLTGTIIKGKQLGRTIGFPTANLKIKENYKLIPQNGVYIVKSTIDGLTVFGMMNIGFNPTVDGQQQSIEIHYFDFNADLYNQKISVSILYRIRSEQKFESVNLLKAQLEIDKKTAWSYLNKV, from the coding sequence TTGAAGATTTTCTATTCTATAAACGATTTCAGCTCCACAAAAAAAACGATTCTAACCTTAGGCACTTTTGACGGAGTACATATTGGGCATAAAAAAATACTGAAAAAAATAACCCAATCGCGTCCCGACATTTCGGAATCAGAGACTGAAAATCAGCAATATGAAAGTTTGGTTCTTACTTTCTTTCCACATCCTAGGATGGTACTGCAAGAACATTCTGACATAAAGCTGCTCAATACCATAGATGAAAAAATAGATTTGCTAGAAAAAATTGGTGTTGAAAACCTTGTTATCCACCCGTTTGACGAAACTTTTTCGAGGCTAACTGCTGAAGAGTTTGTAAGTACCATTCTCGTAGATCGCTTTCACATTCAAAAAATAATTATTGGCCACGACCACCGATTTGGGAGAAATCGAACGGCAAATATTGACGACCTTATCGCTTTTGGTAAAGAATATGGTTTTGAAGTAGAACAAATATCCGTTCAAGAAATCAACGACATATCAGTAAGTTCTACAAAAATAAGAAATGCACTATTAGAAGGAAATATGGCTTTGGCCAATGAATATTTAGGTTACGATTACTTTCTAACTGGAACTATAATCAAAGGCAAACAATTAGGAAGAACTATTGGTTTTCCAACAGCCAACTTAAAAATCAAAGAAAACTACAAACTGATTCCTCAAAATGGAGTTTATATTGTCAAAAGCACAATTGATGGACTAACCGTTTTTGGCATGATGAACATTGGATTTAATCCTACTGTGGATGGGCAACAACAGTCTATTGAAATTCATTATTTTGATTTTAATGCTGATTTATACAATCAAAAAATTAGTGTTTCAATACTATATAGAATTCGTTCAGAACAAAAATTTGAATCCGTAAACCTCCTAAAAGCACAACTTGAAATAGACAAAAAAACGGCATGGAGCTACTTGAATAAAGTTTAA
- the bioB gene encoding biotin synthase BioB, whose protein sequence is MSITKHNWTKDEVIAIYNKPMMDLLFEAASIHREHHDPNVVQVSTLLSIKTGGCPEDCGYCPQAARYHTEIEGNDLMSVSQVKAQALRAKSSGSSRVCMGAAWRNVKDGPEFDQVLEMVRTINKLDMEVCCTLGMITENQAHRLAEAGLYAYNHNLDTSEEYYKEVISTRGFEDRLQTIENVRKTNVTVCSGGIIGMGESIEDRAGMLVALSTLNPQPESVPINALVAVEGTPMEEEKPVEIWEMIRMVATTRIIMPETQVRLSAGRMNMSREGQAMCFFAGANSIFAGDKLLTTPNPDVNEDMKMFEMLGLNPQKPFTKISQPQTVEAEDSQFAPLGEKPKWSRPGHTIERNLEASGKEK, encoded by the coding sequence ATGAGTATTACAAAACACAATTGGACGAAAGACGAAGTTATCGCAATATATAATAAACCTATGATGGATTTGCTTTTTGAAGCAGCTTCAATACATAGAGAACACCATGATCCAAACGTGGTTCAAGTTTCGACTTTATTATCCATAAAAACTGGTGGATGTCCTGAGGACTGTGGCTATTGCCCACAAGCCGCCCGTTACCATACTGAAATTGAAGGTAATGATTTAATGTCGGTAAGTCAAGTAAAAGCGCAAGCTTTACGTGCAAAATCTAGCGGATCTTCCCGTGTGTGTATGGGAGCAGCTTGGAGAAATGTAAAAGACGGTCCTGAATTTGACCAAGTTCTTGAAATGGTTCGTACCATAAACAAACTGGATATGGAAGTGTGCTGTACTCTTGGTATGATTACCGAAAACCAAGCACACCGATTAGCAGAAGCTGGTTTATACGCCTACAACCATAATTTAGACACTTCAGAAGAATATTATAAAGAGGTAATTTCAACACGAGGATTTGAAGACCGTTTGCAAACCATAGAGAATGTTCGTAAAACGAATGTTACTGTTTGTAGCGGAGGAATTATCGGAATGGGAGAAAGCATTGAAGACAGGGCGGGAATGCTAGTAGCGCTTTCTACATTGAACCCACAACCAGAATCTGTGCCAATCAATGCATTGGTAGCTGTTGAAGGAACTCCGATGGAAGAAGAAAAACCGGTAGAAATCTGGGAAATGATTCGAATGGTAGCCACCACAAGAATCATCATGCCAGAAACTCAAGTACGTTTATCAGCAGGAAGAATGAATATGAGCCGTGAAGGTCAAGCAATGTGCTTCTTTGCTGGTGCCAATTCTATTTTTGCAGGAGATAAATTGCTTACTACACCCAATCCTGATGTAAATGAAGACATGAAAATGTTCGAAATGTTAGGTTTAAATCCACAAAAACCATTCACAAAAATTTCTCAACCACAAACCGTTGAAGCCGAAGATTCACAATTTGCACCACTTGGTGAAAAACCAAAATGGTCAAGACCAGGACATACTATTGAAAGGAATCTTGAAGCATCCGGTAAAGAAAAATAA